Proteins co-encoded in one Longimicrobium sp. genomic window:
- a CDS encoding cyanophycinase produces the protein MSSQNGNGRRRMGRLLVIGGAEDPDEENMTILPHLVKMAGGRQARIVICSSPSEDPLGKVRTYGPLFEKLGVAEAFPAPITERNQASSKEILDALGRATAVFFTGGDQLRLTALMAGTEFCEGIRERLFGEGMVVAGTSAGAAAMSSVMFIGGRSDGTVRRADVSLAPGLGYWRDTVVDTHFNQRGRPSRLFTVFAHNPQVLGVGIDENTALEVEPGERFTVIGEGAVMVLGGRVTHTNAPTAGDDDIIAVTDSLVHILADGYGFDVKRGRPLLPGGTVIEELLHVRPQPSRRARERQTT, from the coding sequence ATGTCCAGCCAGAATGGGAACGGCAGGCGCCGGATGGGACGGCTGCTGGTGATCGGCGGGGCGGAAGACCCCGACGAGGAGAACATGACCATCCTCCCGCACCTGGTGAAGATGGCCGGGGGCAGGCAGGCGCGCATCGTCATCTGCTCGTCGCCCTCCGAGGATCCGCTCGGAAAGGTGCGCACTTACGGCCCGCTGTTCGAGAAGCTCGGCGTGGCCGAGGCCTTTCCCGCGCCCATCACCGAGCGCAACCAGGCGTCGTCGAAGGAGATCCTGGACGCGCTGGGGCGCGCCACCGCGGTGTTCTTCACCGGCGGCGACCAGCTGCGGCTGACCGCGCTGATGGCGGGGACGGAGTTCTGCGAGGGGATCCGCGAGCGCCTGTTCGGCGAGGGAATGGTGGTAGCCGGGACCAGCGCGGGCGCGGCGGCCATGAGCAGCGTGATGTTCATCGGCGGGCGCAGCGACGGCACCGTGCGCCGCGCCGACGTCTCGCTGGCGCCGGGGCTGGGCTACTGGCGCGACACCGTGGTCGACACGCACTTCAACCAGCGCGGCCGGCCCAGCCGCCTGTTCACCGTCTTCGCCCACAACCCGCAGGTACTGGGGGTGGGGATCGACGAGAACACCGCGCTCGAGGTGGAGCCCGGCGAGCGCTTCACCGTGATCGGCGAGGGGGCGGTGATGGTGCTGGGCGGCCGCGTGACGCACACCAACGCCCCCACCGCGGGGGATGACGACATCATCGCCGTGACCGACTCGCTGGTGCACATCCTGGCCGACGGCTACGGCTTCGACGTGAAGCGCGGCCGGCCCCTTCTCCCCGGCGGCACGGTGATCGAGGAGCTGCTGCACGTGCGGCCGCAGCCCAGCCGCCGCGCGCGCGAGCGGCAGACCACCTGA